The following proteins come from a genomic window of Posidoniimonas polymericola:
- a CDS encoding ATP-binding protein → MTSPPSDHAVDLTNCDREPIHIPGAIQPHGCLLAFSTTNLRLTRWSANAAKWIDEPPRAGIAFDELFAGASGERLGEILSGAAGIVNPLALALRGRDDYFNAGAHHFDGSLIVELERADGGAQRAALASLPLRLNLSNQHLQACGSLDELYNGIAHQVQLISGFDRVMVYRFLEEGHGAVVGEAVDDRFERFLGMHYPATDIPQQARRLYVLNPLRAIADILADPVAIEPQDGAADGRPLDLSYSCYRAVSPIHIEYLHNMGVRASMSVSIVHEGELWGLIACHHYEPRTLSFEQRAACEMLGLVAATYLTAREQDNSNRERSDRRERLAEVMQTVAEADEFGKGVLHSADELCRVVDADGVAFCWRGGFNGWGDLPAEGVIDEIASRALASPDKACRTDRLGEVLGVPPEELHGVCGCLAAPLTAPDLRGVLFFRNEYAREVTWAGNPNKQVTTGQDGARLSPRKSFEQWRETVEGRSREWSPVDIEMADEIRGGMLELLGRRAAQLARINAELTQMNSDLDSFAYAASHDLREPLRGLNHTVFLLQEHLGDQLDDEVARRSENLRRLTGRMEQLVDGLLRLSRAGRGDLEIEAINLEEVAHDALEMACGGVAPEGVSLTVRSDLPVRADYLCLRELLTNLISNAVKYNDQPEKTIEVVCSDSHGYRSAEGETAPVVCVRDNGIGIPADNHEQVFQIFRRLHAQGDYGGGTGAGLTIVKKIVQRHGGRIWIESTPGEGTAFYFTLENAAQ, encoded by the coding sequence ATGACCAGCCCCCCCTCCGACCACGCGGTCGACCTCACCAACTGCGACCGCGAACCAATCCATATCCCCGGCGCAATCCAGCCGCACGGCTGCCTGCTGGCGTTCTCCACAACCAACCTGCGGCTGACGCGGTGGTCGGCCAACGCGGCCAAGTGGATCGACGAGCCCCCGCGGGCCGGCATCGCGTTCGACGAGTTGTTCGCCGGTGCGTCGGGCGAGCGGCTCGGCGAGATCCTGTCGGGCGCGGCGGGCATCGTCAACCCGCTGGCCCTCGCCCTCCGCGGCCGGGACGACTACTTCAACGCCGGCGCCCACCACTTCGACGGCTCGCTGATTGTCGAGCTTGAGCGCGCCGACGGCGGCGCCCAGAGGGCGGCCCTCGCCAGCCTGCCTCTGCGGCTCAACCTTTCCAACCAGCACCTCCAGGCTTGCGGGTCCCTGGACGAGCTCTACAACGGCATCGCCCATCAGGTGCAGTTGATCAGCGGGTTCGACCGCGTGATGGTGTACCGCTTCCTCGAGGAGGGGCACGGCGCGGTGGTCGGCGAGGCGGTCGACGACCGCTTCGAGCGGTTCCTCGGAATGCACTACCCCGCGACCGACATCCCCCAGCAGGCCCGGCGGCTGTACGTGCTCAACCCGCTGCGGGCGATCGCGGACATCCTGGCCGATCCCGTGGCGATCGAGCCGCAGGATGGGGCCGCGGACGGCCGGCCACTCGACCTCAGCTATAGCTGCTACCGCGCGGTGTCGCCGATTCATATCGAGTACCTGCACAACATGGGCGTGCGGGCGTCGATGTCGGTGAGCATCGTGCACGAGGGGGAGCTGTGGGGACTGATCGCGTGCCACCACTACGAGCCGCGGACCCTCTCATTCGAGCAGCGGGCCGCGTGCGAGATGCTCGGCCTCGTGGCGGCGACCTACCTCACCGCCCGCGAACAAGACAACAGCAACCGCGAGCGGAGCGACCGGCGAGAGCGGCTGGCCGAAGTAATGCAGACGGTCGCCGAGGCCGACGAGTTCGGCAAAGGCGTGCTGCACAGCGCCGACGAGCTGTGCCGGGTTGTCGACGCCGACGGCGTCGCGTTCTGCTGGCGGGGTGGGTTCAATGGTTGGGGCGACCTGCCCGCCGAAGGCGTTATCGACGAAATCGCCAGCCGGGCGCTCGCCTCGCCCGACAAGGCCTGCCGCACCGACCGCCTGGGCGAGGTGCTGGGCGTGCCGCCCGAGGAGCTCCACGGTGTGTGCGGCTGCCTGGCGGCGCCGCTCACCGCACCCGACCTCCGCGGCGTGCTGTTCTTCCGCAACGAGTACGCCAGGGAGGTCACCTGGGCCGGCAACCCTAATAAACAGGTCACCACCGGCCAGGACGGGGCGCGTTTGTCGCCGCGGAAGTCGTTCGAGCAGTGGCGCGAGACCGTCGAGGGGCGCTCGCGCGAGTGGTCGCCGGTCGACATCGAGATGGCCGACGAGATCCGCGGCGGCATGCTCGAGCTGCTCGGCCGCCGCGCGGCCCAGCTCGCTCGGATCAACGCCGAGCTGACGCAGATGAACTCCGACCTCGACTCCTTCGCCTACGCCGCCTCGCACGACCTCCGCGAGCCTCTCCGCGGGCTGAACCACACAGTGTTCCTGCTGCAGGAGCACCTCGGCGACCAGCTCGACGACGAGGTCGCCCGCCGCAGCGAAAACCTGCGCCGCCTGACCGGCAGGATGGAGCAGCTGGTCGACGGGCTGCTGCGGCTATCGCGGGCCGGCCGGGGCGACCTCGAGATCGAGGCAATCAACCTCGAGGAGGTCGCCCACGACGCGCTCGAGATGGCCTGCGGCGGAGTGGCACCCGAGGGCGTGTCGCTGACCGTGCGGAGCGACCTGCCTGTCAGGGCCGACTACCTCTGCCTGCGCGAGCTGCTGACCAACCTGATCAGCAACGCCGTGAAGTACAACGACCAGCCCGAGAAGACGATCGAGGTCGTCTGCTCCGATTCGCACGGCTACCGCTCGGCCGAGGGCGAGACCGCGCCGGTCGTCTGCGTGCGCGACAACGGCATCGGCATCCCGGCGGACAACCACGAACAGGTCTTCCAAATCTTCCGCCGCCTGCACGCCCAGGGCGACTACGGTGGCGGCACGGGGGCCGGTTTGACCATCGTGAAGAAGATCGTACAGAGGCACGGCGGCCGGATCTGGATTGAGTCGACCCCGGGCGAAGGCACGGCGTTCTACTTCACGCTGGAGAACGCCGCCCAGTGA
- a CDS encoding hybrid sensor histidine kinase/response regulator, giving the protein MKRRVLIIDDTPEDREIVTRALRQDSQVRYDLKEVTSGTEGLNELQRANSPYDLVFLDYQLPDMNAEQFVSKLIGPDQAPAVPIIVLTGSMAVDFSAIGPLEHGVQDFFTKNEVTPEVLGRVAKNAIERHRLLRRLVDSERAADEARESAERASRAKSHFLTLISHELRTPLTAILGFAKLLTDNPSAEDADQMLRMVSDSGEHLRDLLNDLIDMAKVEAGTLDVEMEEFNPSDVIRATCQLMELRASDKGLTLTHELADNIPPAVCSDPTRVRQVLINLLGNAIKFSETGGIRCRAVYDEQQTKLVMLVSDTGPGVPDSLAETLFTPFVQGGRNSKDGHREGVGLGLAISHRLAEMMGGDLSLESTGQSGSTFRFSVLAEEPGSSDSSCGTRVAAETVSSDAAPDFAGKRVLVAEDTLANQYLIRRLLEPTGVGIEIAENGAEAVRLAANSDFDLILMDMLMPVMDGYTATEQLCQQDCPAPIIAITAAAIASDNRRCRRAGCADIITKPIDSDRLFSVLAHYLQK; this is encoded by the coding sequence GTGAAGCGCAGAGTCCTCATTATCGACGACACTCCCGAAGACCGGGAGATCGTGACGCGCGCCCTGCGCCAGGACTCCCAGGTCCGCTACGACCTGAAGGAGGTCACCTCCGGCACGGAAGGGCTCAACGAGCTGCAGCGGGCGAACAGCCCCTACGATCTCGTGTTCCTCGACTACCAGCTGCCGGACATGAACGCCGAGCAGTTTGTATCGAAGCTGATCGGTCCCGACCAGGCGCCCGCCGTGCCGATCATCGTGCTGACCGGCAGCATGGCGGTCGACTTCTCGGCAATCGGTCCGCTCGAGCACGGCGTGCAGGACTTCTTCACCAAGAACGAGGTCACGCCGGAGGTGCTGGGGCGGGTCGCCAAGAACGCGATCGAGCGCCACCGGCTGCTCAGGCGGCTCGTGGACAGCGAGCGGGCCGCCGACGAGGCACGCGAGTCGGCCGAGCGGGCCAGCCGCGCTAAGTCGCACTTCCTAACGCTCATCAGCCACGAGCTGCGGACGCCGCTCACCGCCATCCTCGGCTTCGCCAAGCTGCTGACCGACAACCCCAGCGCCGAAGACGCCGACCAGATGCTGCGGATGGTCTCCGACAGCGGCGAGCACCTCCGCGACCTGCTCAACGACCTCATCGACATGGCCAAGGTCGAGGCCGGCACGCTCGACGTCGAGATGGAGGAGTTCAACCCCAGCGACGTGATCCGCGCCACCTGCCAGCTGATGGAACTAAGAGCCTCGGATAAGGGCCTCACCCTGACCCACGAGCTGGCCGACAACATCCCGCCGGCGGTCTGCTCGGACCCAACCCGGGTACGGCAGGTGCTGATCAACCTGCTGGGCAATGCGATCAAGTTCTCCGAGACCGGCGGCATCCGCTGCAGGGCGGTCTACGACGAGCAGCAGACGAAGCTGGTGATGCTTGTGTCGGACACCGGTCCGGGCGTGCCCGACTCCCTGGCCGAGACGCTGTTCACGCCGTTCGTGCAGGGCGGACGGAATTCGAAAGACGGCCACCGCGAGGGCGTTGGGCTAGGCCTGGCGATCAGCCACCGGCTGGCCGAGATGATGGGGGGCGACCTGTCGCTCGAGTCGACCGGCCAGTCGGGCTCGACCTTCCGCTTCAGTGTCCTGGCCGAGGAGCCGGGCTCCAGCGACTCCTCCTGCGGAACCCGTGTGGCGGCCGAAACGGTTTCCAGCGACGCCGCGCCCGACTTTGCTGGCAAGCGCGTGCTCGTCGCCGAGGACACGCTGGCCAACCAGTACCTGATCAGGCGGCTGCTCGAGCCGACCGGCGTTGGGATTGAGATTGCCGAGAACGGCGCAGAGGCGGTACGGCTGGCGGCCAACTCCGACTTCGACCTAATCCTGATGGACATGCTGATGCCGGTGATGGATGGCTACACCGCCACCGAGCAGCTCTGCCAGCAGGATTGCCCCGCGCCGATCATCGCCATCACCGCCGCGGCGATCGCCAGCGACAACCGCCGCTGCCGACGCGCCGGCTGCGCTGACATCATTACTAAGCCGATCGACAGCGACCGGCTGTTCTCGGTGCTCGCGCACTACTTGCAGAAGTAG
- a CDS encoding biliverdin-producing heme oxygenase produces MVNAMDTPGRPTNQLTASQYLRFSTRYLHESLESQIDWSAALSNLAGYCRLLARIQSVQRPVDNALDALLPKAPDQPHERRNAAWLDRDLAWATAQPDGPDKVPQREPVDVSWIGTPAEAAGVAYVFEGSTLGAAVLAKQARDNLGASPDAGCEYLSAYGSQTVPRWRQTQQWLDRSLATEADTAAAAAAAQRAFLAYAQAIGGQS; encoded by the coding sequence ATGGTTAATGCGATGGACACACCGGGTCGACCCACCAACCAGCTCACCGCGAGCCAATACCTGCGGTTCTCCACACGCTACTTGCACGAGTCGCTGGAATCGCAGATCGATTGGTCCGCAGCCCTTTCCAACCTGGCAGGCTACTGCCGGCTGCTCGCCAGAATCCAATCCGTGCAGCGTCCCGTAGACAACGCCCTCGACGCCCTGCTCCCGAAAGCCCCCGACCAACCGCACGAACGCCGCAACGCGGCGTGGCTCGACCGCGACCTGGCGTGGGCTACAGCACAACCGGACGGCCCCGATAAGGTTCCCCAGCGCGAGCCGGTCGACGTCAGCTGGATCGGGACGCCCGCCGAGGCCGCCGGCGTTGCCTACGTGTTCGAGGGGTCGACGCTCGGCGCCGCGGTGCTGGCCAAGCAGGCGCGGGACAACCTCGGCGCCAGCCCGGACGCCGGCTGCGAGTACCTCAGCGCTTACGGTTCCCAAACTGTGCCGCGGTGGCGTCAGACCCAGCAGTGGCTCGACCGGAGCCTGGCGACCGAGGCCGACACGGCCGCGGCCGCGGCGGCCGCCCAACGCGCCTTCCTCGCCTACGCTCAGGCGATCGGGGGACAGTCATGA
- a CDS encoding response regulator, with protein MSTEAPAIAFVEDSDLDFEMAVRAVRAIAPEARVLRGQTFHDAVKILAEPRLRLLVLDINLPTCNGLDILQQIQKLDEARRIKVVVFSTSSNPADRTAALSSGAVGYHEKPSDTQAYFDTVAAFVEPWLDGPATDPTRPPEPTP; from the coding sequence GTGAGCACCGAGGCCCCCGCAATTGCGTTCGTGGAGGACTCCGACCTCGACTTCGAGATGGCCGTCCGGGCGGTCCGGGCGATCGCCCCTGAGGCCAGGGTGCTGCGCGGGCAGACCTTCCACGACGCTGTCAAGATCTTGGCAGAACCGCGGCTCAGGCTGCTGGTGCTCGACATCAACCTGCCCACCTGCAACGGGCTTGACATCCTGCAGCAGATTCAGAAACTCGACGAAGCGCGACGCATCAAAGTTGTCGTGTTTTCAACCTCCAGCAACCCGGCCGACCGAACCGCGGCCTTGTCGTCCGGCGCGGTCGGGTACCACGAAAAACCCTCCGACACCCAAGCGTATTTCGACACGGTCGCCGCCTTTGTCGAGCCGTGGCTCGACGGCCCCGCGACCGACCCCACTCGCCCCCCAGAACCAACGCCGTGA
- a CDS encoding DUF4112 domain-containing protein, whose protein sequence is MSHQLDTINEPGASAATEPVLLRLEKLSRLFDDAVRIPGTGIRLGWDAVIGLLPIGGDALTTLISAYYMWEARRLGARKRVLVKMLANSGIDFLVGAIPLVGDLADVAWRANRKNLRVLIAELEHLGKLPPDFDQQRLERMVGKRYAARESSSKASPSWASRPLMIP, encoded by the coding sequence ATGTCTCACCAACTCGACACCATTAACGAGCCAGGCGCCTCTGCAGCGACCGAGCCGGTTCTGCTGCGGCTCGAAAAGCTCAGCCGCCTGTTCGACGACGCCGTGCGGATCCCGGGGACAGGGATCCGGCTCGGCTGGGACGCGGTGATCGGACTGCTGCCGATCGGCGGCGACGCCCTAACCACACTAATCAGCGCGTACTACATGTGGGAGGCTCGACGACTCGGCGCCCGCAAGCGCGTGCTGGTGAAGATGCTGGCCAACTCGGGGATCGACTTCCTGGTCGGCGCCATCCCGCTAGTAGGCGACCTGGCGGACGTTGCGTGGCGGGCAAACCGGAAGAACCTACGGGTGCTGATCGCCGAGCTCGAGCACCTGGGCAAGCTGCCTCCGGACTTCGACCAGCAGCGGCTCGAACGGATGGTCGGAAAACGCTACGCCGCACGTGAATCGAGCAGCAAAGCGTCCCCAAGCTGGGCGTCCCGCCCGCTGATGATCCCGTAG
- a CDS encoding vWA domain-containing protein, giving the protein MAEKARSWLRSAFGADELPIDAETGAWAISLGVHLLLMVVFAVAVFSLPGDNRVVLSSTPVDLDEETPPDEFRFSDELQDQIGALADAGSTNAEAAALIEALESEIVMPVEPLTAFGEVQAFEVEQPITQGPRVDDALLVQGVGSVGATGAEGAVDRITTEILLSLDNEPTLVVWLFDQSGSLRAQREQIARRFDRVYEELGVVKANGDSAFEKHEDKPLLTYVAQFGSRVAGLTPDPTDDLTEIKSAVRSVVEDDGGVENVFTAIGTLAQELRHYRLKRPRRNVMIVVFTDEAGDDVSRLDDAVAVCTKYQMPVYVVGVPAPFGREKSFVKYVHPDADRYDQTPIDVPVDQGPESLMPERIKLGFLGGDNGDPRANLDSGFGPFGLTRLAYQTGGAYFTVHPNRTVGRTVRRRDTAVMSPYITEFFDPRVMRRYRPDYVTVSEYRQNLVRMQDRGALVRAAARTWTAPMDQVRQVFEKVDEAEFAQALTLAQRDAAKLEPRLEELVQTLSAGERDRRKEESLRWQAGYDLAYGRALAAKVRTEGYNTMLAQAKQGMKFEQEKSDTWMIKPSDNISTGSVLSKQAQQATALLEGVVATHAGTPWAMLAERELSTPLGWEWSEAFRDVAARRERMAQNASRPPREPMNNLPPRKQPPPVPKL; this is encoded by the coding sequence ATGGCAGAGAAGGCCCGTAGCTGGCTGCGCAGCGCGTTCGGCGCCGACGAATTGCCCATCGACGCCGAGACCGGCGCTTGGGCGATCAGCCTCGGCGTGCACCTGCTGCTGATGGTGGTGTTCGCGGTAGCGGTCTTCTCGCTGCCCGGCGACAACCGGGTCGTGCTCAGCTCAACGCCCGTCGACCTCGACGAAGAGACCCCCCCCGACGAGTTCCGCTTCTCCGACGAGCTGCAGGACCAGATCGGCGCGCTGGCGGACGCCGGCTCGACCAACGCCGAGGCCGCCGCGCTGATCGAGGCCCTCGAGTCCGAGATCGTGATGCCGGTCGAGCCGCTCACCGCGTTCGGCGAGGTCCAGGCGTTCGAGGTCGAGCAGCCGATCACCCAGGGCCCCCGCGTCGACGACGCGCTCTTGGTGCAGGGCGTCGGCAGCGTTGGCGCAACCGGCGCCGAGGGAGCCGTCGACCGCATCACCACCGAGATCCTGCTTTCGCTCGACAACGAGCCGACGCTGGTGGTCTGGCTGTTCGACCAGTCGGGCAGCCTGCGGGCCCAGCGCGAGCAGATCGCCCGCCGCTTTGACCGAGTCTACGAGGAGCTCGGCGTGGTCAAGGCCAACGGCGACTCGGCGTTCGAGAAGCACGAGGACAAGCCGCTGCTGACCTACGTCGCCCAGTTCGGCAGCCGCGTCGCCGGGCTGACGCCCGATCCGACCGACGACCTGACAGAGATCAAGTCGGCGGTCCGTTCGGTGGTCGAGGACGACGGCGGCGTCGAGAATGTTTTCACCGCCATCGGCACGCTCGCTCAAGAGCTGCGTCACTACCGGCTGAAGCGTCCCCGGCGGAACGTGATGATCGTCGTGTTCACGGACGAGGCCGGCGACGACGTCAGCCGTCTGGACGACGCGGTCGCCGTCTGCACGAAGTACCAGATGCCGGTCTATGTGGTGGGCGTGCCCGCCCCGTTTGGCCGGGAGAAGTCGTTCGTCAAGTACGTGCACCCCGACGCCGACCGCTACGACCAGACGCCGATCGACGTGCCGGTCGACCAGGGCCCCGAGTCGCTGATGCCCGAACGGATCAAGCTCGGATTCCTCGGCGGCGACAACGGCGACCCTAGGGCCAACCTCGACTCGGGCTTCGGCCCGTTCGGGCTGACGCGGCTCGCCTACCAGACCGGCGGGGCGTACTTCACTGTGCACCCCAACCGCACGGTCGGGCGGACGGTCCGCCGCCGCGACACCGCGGTGATGAGCCCGTACATCACCGAGTTCTTCGACCCCCGCGTTATGCGGCGTTACCGGCCCGACTACGTGACGGTGTCGGAGTACCGCCAGAACCTGGTGCGGATGCAGGACCGGGGCGCGCTGGTCCGCGCGGCCGCGCGGACCTGGACCGCGCCGATGGACCAGGTGCGGCAGGTGTTTGAGAAGGTCGACGAGGCCGAGTTCGCCCAGGCGCTGACCCTTGCGCAGCGGGACGCGGCCAAGCTCGAGCCGCGGCTCGAGGAGCTCGTGCAGACGCTCTCGGCCGGCGAACGCGACCGCCGCAAGGAAGAGTCGCTGCGGTGGCAGGCGGGCTACGACTTGGCCTACGGCCGGGCGCTCGCCGCCAAGGTCCGCACCGAGGGCTACAACACGATGCTCGCGCAGGCCAAGCAGGGGATGAAGTTCGAGCAGGAGAAATCCGATACCTGGATGATCAAGCCGTCGGACAACATCAGCACCGGCAGCGTGCTATCGAAGCAGGCCCAGCAGGCGACCGCGTTGCTGGAGGGGGTTGTCGCGACGCACGCGGGGACGCCCTGGGCGATGCTCGCCGAGCGTGAGCTCTCGACGCCGCTCGGCTGGGAATGGAGCGAGGCGTTCCGTGACGTCGCGGCCCGCCGCGAGCGGATGGCGCAGAACGCCAGCCGCCCCCCGCGGGAGCCGATGAACAACCTGCCGCCCCGCAAGCAGCCGCCGCCGGTTCCCAAGCTGTAG
- a CDS encoding PDZ domain-containing protein, giving the protein MSIHRLTVRQRDWSEAISGGLLAALLCGSILVGTVVSQEPETSVTQFDKGSPAEPDQSPEDQEYTGPAVTHLLGMSISEADEKGAVVREVQPLGPAAEAGIKEGDFILAVEGYKTKPYDKFLTILRDVMEKRKKGDKVEISVMRGDKTAKATLTERIGSEERRDDIQKLAEEYSDEQQSERRMEAAQEEGSQQGSLGDALAAGADRNGAAEESDSLGAEELLGPATAGRTQQVDRDYYFGSGGAYGGALTSAQQNEYDRLMRIQSDNGLTTAQQQRLDELTNLEFSRFDSLGELGEDESSELQELYSRRQNGDQLTSDDRARLRQLIGRNYSSYGDYKEQIQELQSMEQGGELNNRDQMRLDMLRQMGPGVADRVSDRSMQGLRDLAGSNSAANANPQRARLEQLASQSGQLSSQELAELRQLQMNSQSGLARQLRGEYQAAQQMMQSGQQLTPQQASRYQLLRRNIARFAAGAPRGSVPYPAAMNQPAAPQPGAMPGQQGASSGSGIGLGGQGGPAASGSGIGTSSGAGMGSAPSGGTVGGGGSGGGGSQ; this is encoded by the coding sequence ATGAGCATCCACCGTCTTACCGTCCGTCAGCGTGACTGGAGCGAGGCCATCAGTGGTGGGCTCCTCGCCGCATTGCTGTGCGGCTCGATCTTAGTTGGGACCGTTGTATCCCAGGAGCCGGAGACCAGCGTCACGCAATTCGACAAAGGCTCGCCAGCCGAACCGGACCAATCCCCAGAAGACCAAGAATACACCGGGCCCGCCGTGACGCACCTGCTGGGCATGTCGATCTCCGAGGCCGACGAGAAAGGGGCCGTCGTCCGTGAGGTGCAGCCGCTGGGGCCCGCCGCCGAAGCTGGCATCAAGGAGGGTGACTTCATTCTTGCGGTCGAGGGGTACAAGACCAAGCCGTACGACAAGTTCTTGACGATCCTCCGCGACGTCATGGAGAAGCGCAAGAAGGGCGACAAGGTAGAGATCTCTGTGATGCGTGGCGACAAGACCGCTAAAGCGACGCTCACCGAGCGGATCGGCAGCGAAGAACGCCGGGACGATATTCAGAAGCTGGCCGAGGAGTACTCCGACGAGCAGCAGAGCGAGCGCCGGATGGAGGCCGCCCAGGAGGAGGGTTCGCAGCAGGGATCGCTGGGCGACGCCCTTGCCGCCGGCGCCGACCGTAACGGCGCAGCGGAAGAATCGGATTCGCTCGGCGCCGAGGAACTGCTTGGTCCCGCAACCGCGGGTCGGACTCAGCAGGTCGACCGCGACTACTACTTCGGCAGCGGCGGCGCTTACGGCGGCGCGCTAACCTCGGCCCAGCAGAACGAGTACGACCGCCTGATGCGGATCCAGAGCGACAACGGCCTGACAACCGCTCAGCAGCAGCGGCTCGACGAGCTGACTAACCTTGAGTTTAGCCGCTTCGACAGCCTCGGCGAGCTCGGCGAGGACGAGAGCAGCGAGCTCCAAGAGCTCTACTCCCGCCGCCAGAATGGTGACCAGCTGACCTCGGACGACAGGGCTCGCCTGCGTCAGCTGATCGGCCGGAACTACAGCAGCTACGGCGACTACAAGGAGCAGATCCAGGAGCTGCAGTCGATGGAACAGGGCGGTGAGCTGAACAACCGCGACCAGATGCGGCTCGACATGCTCCGCCAGATGGGGCCGGGCGTCGCCGACCGCGTTTCGGACAGGAGCATGCAGGGCCTGCGTGACTTGGCCGGTTCGAACTCTGCCGCCAATGCCAACCCGCAGCGTGCCCGTCTTGAACAATTGGCGTCGCAATCGGGCCAGTTGAGCTCGCAAGAACTGGCCGAACTGCGTCAGCTCCAGATGAATAGCCAGAGCGGCCTAGCCCGTCAGCTTCGCGGCGAGTACCAAGCCGCCCAGCAGATGATGCAGAGCGGTCAGCAGCTCACCCCGCAGCAGGCGTCACGCTACCAGCTGCTCCGGCGCAATATAGCCCGGTTCGCTGCCGGAGCCCCGCGGGGCAGCGTGCCGTACCCGGCCGCGATGAATCAGCCCGCCGCCCCACAGCCCGGCGCGATGCCCGGCCAGCAGGGCGCCAGCTCTGGAAGCGGGATCGGTCTGGGCGGTCAGGGCGGGCCCGCAGCCAGCGGCAGCGGCATCGGCACCTCAAGCGGCGCGGGTATGGGTTCGGCCCCGAGCGGCGGGACCGTTGGTGGCGGCGGAAGTGGCGGCGGCGGAAGCCAATAG